The Populus trichocarpa isolate Nisqually-1 chromosome 11, P.trichocarpa_v4.1, whole genome shotgun sequence genome has a segment encoding these proteins:
- the LOC18103086 gene encoding trans-resveratrol di-O-methyltransferase, which translates to MVQDTFVRSEGICDVIDPIQERKATELFQAQTHLYGQMFNYLNSMSLVCAAQLGIPDIIHNHGRPITLPELVSALHIPPNKSSCIYRLMRMLVHSGFFATTKAVIGQGGGEEAYVLTPPSQLLVKDNTNCLSPFMSLINPAFVTPWHSLGDWFRGSEPTAFQQAYGMAFWEYNNQNPELNGLFNAAMACDSQMMNLVIRDCKPIFEGLDSMVDVGGGTGSLARIISETFPHMNCTVLEIPQVIANLEGTENLKYVGGDMFQHIPSADAVLLKLIFHGWSDEDCVKILKKCKEAISSKEKGGKVIIVDVVINEKKDEHELTETKLLFDMLMMVVAAGKERSVEEWERLFLEAGFSHYKITSLFGLRSLIEVYP; encoded by the exons ATGGTGCAAGACACATTTGTTAGGAGTGAAGGGATTTGCGATGTTATTGATCCCATTCAAGAGCGGAAAGCAACTGAGTTGTTTCAAGCTCAAACTCATTTGTATGGCCAAATGTTCAATTACTTAAATTCCATGTCACTAGTGTGTGCAGCTCAGCTGGGCATACCAGACATAATCCACAACCATGGCAGGCCCATCACTCTACCTGAATTGGTTTCAGCACTTCACATTCCACCAAACAAAAGTAGTTGCATATACCGGCTCATGCGCATGTTGGTGCACTCAGGCTTCTTTGCCACCACAAAAGCTGTTATTGgtcaaggaggaggagaagaagccTATGTTCTGACACCACCTTCCCAGCTACTTGTCAAAGATAACACCAATTGCTTGTCACCGTTTATGTCATTGATTAATCCAGCATTTGTGACACCATGGCATTCCTTGGGAGATTGGTTTCGAGGGAGTGAGCCAACTGCATTTCAGCAGGCATATGGAATGGCGTTTTGGGAGTACAATAACCAAAATCCTGAACTCAATGGCCTTTTTAATGCAGCAATGGCCTGTGATTCTCAGATGATGAACTTGGTTATTAGAGACTGTAAGCCAATTTTTGAGGGGTTGGATTCAATGGTTGACGTAGGAGGAGGTACTGGATCACTTGCCAGGATCATATCCGAGACATTCCCTCATATGAATTGCACAGTACTTGAGATTCCACAAGTCATTGCCAACTTGGAAGGCACTGAGAACTTGAAATATGTTGGAGGAGATATGTTTCAGCATATCCCTTCTGCAGATGCCGTCTTACTTAAG TTAATTTTTCATGGTTGGAGTGATGAGGATTGCGTGAAGATACTGAAGAAATGCAAAGAAGCTATTTCAAGCAAAGAAAAGGGAGGAAAGGTGATTATCGTAGACGTGGTGATAAATGAGAAGAAAGATGAGCATGAATTAACCGAAACAAAGCTCCTTTTTGACATGCTGATGATGGTTGTGGCTGCTGGAAAAGAGAGAAGTGTCGAAGAATGGGAAAGGCTGTTCTTGGAGGCTGGTTTCAGTCACTACAAGATTACATCCTTATTTGGTCTCAGGTCCCTAATTGAAGTTTATCCTTAG